The Methanosarcina acetivorans C2A genome includes the window TCTCACCTGGATAATGACCAAATACTGGCATAAATCCGGTAGCAGAAAATATGTATTCTGCACAGAGCTAAAGACGTTGGAGAGGTTCTCCAATTCCAAAGTTGTTAGGCAAAGACTAGCAAGCCTTAACAAAAATCCATTTATCGACAAGGAATATTTCGAACAATGGAAATTCATGGAATACCACCGAAAGAAACGCATCACCAACCCAATTCTGTTCTAAACTGACACCCGAAAGGGTAGTAGTGGCTCGAGCCGGATGATGGGAAACTATCAAGTCCGGTTCCTAGAAGACGGGGTAGGGAGTAATCCCACCCTGTTATTCGACGTACGCGCCACAAAGGAAGAAGCCGAAGCAAATAAGCCGAATTCGACGGCGTGACCACGGAATAAGTCATAAGAAGCAGGAGTAAAGATATATTCTCAAAACGCTTGCTTTTTCATCAGGCGTTTTTCTTTTTTATTTTAGCATGAAAGTATATGAGGAGATCTTCCTCACGTACTCTCTTTTTCTTCATTTCTCGCAATTACGTATATTTCACTCATTATTTTGATCCTTTCATCAACTGAGAACATCTCAGTCTCACCTATCTTTCTCTTTTGAATTTCTCCCTTTTTATATCCAGTTTCATCTTCATACATCTCCTCTTTTGTAATCAGATGCCAGATAATTGTTGCAATTTTTCTTGCTAGGGCAATAATCGCCTTTGAATGTCCAATCGACTTCTTTTTTCTGTTGAAAAACTCTTTTAACCTGCTATTTTTCGTTCTTGCTGCTGCCTGGGCAATCTGTGTTAGGATCCACCTTGCTTCCTTAGATCCTCTCTTAGTGATTCTACCGTTATGGTATTTATCCGCTGATTGGTACACCTTCGGAACTAGGCCAAGCCATGAAGCAAGCTTATCTCCTGAAGAAAAATCTTTGAAATCGCCTATTTCAGCAATAAGAGTTGCTGCTCCAAGTTCTCCTATTCCTGGAACAGACATTAAAATTTCCATTTCTTGCTTATGATTTTTATAAGCATAATTGAAAATTTCTTTTTCCAAAATTTTGATTTCATTGTCAAGATGCTTTATGATATCCAGACAGATTTGAAGCCTGAATGCAGTATCTTGAGAGATTTCTCTGTCCAGAATTTCCCTTATCTGATTACTTTTCTTACGAACATTTGGAGAAAGGTTTGCAATAATCTGGTCAACGCTTTTACCTGAACAAATTCCTGATAGAATTGCTCTACCACTCTTACCAAAACTATCTGTTAGCACATTCTTCAGACTAAACATCTCAGGTGCGAGTATGGCGTGAGCTTCATTTTTTATATCTGTTCTTTTTTGTACAAGGTTATGGCGAAGCCGAATACATGAACGAAATGTTCTATGGTTTTTTGGGAAAACTCTTGATGGTTGAACCATATTATTCAATGCAAGTTGTGCGATGAATTCGGAATCGATCTTATCTGTTTTTTTGTGTGTAAACGCCTTCATATCTCGGGCATTTCCAACTATAACAGGTAGATGTTTTATCAACGCATCATAAATCGGAACCCAAAAGTCACTCGTTGATTCACAGGCAACAACGTCACAGTTCTCTGAGATAACCCAGTTTTTAAAAGCTAATATTCCGTCAGGGGTTCTATAGAAATGTTGTTGCTGTTTTTCACCAGATCTACTGAGGATTGTAGCAATGAAAAAGAGTTTGTGAATGTCTAAACCACAAGCTTTGTTTATAACCTCAACCAATTTAGATCACCAAATTAGATCACCAAATTAATTTGGGCAGTAGAATTGCCTCAAAGGCCAATTTAGCATCCGTGATCAAAGTCACATTTGAGCCTTCGATGGCAATTCACTGGTTAGTTTTATCACGGCTTCGAAGAACCAAAATAAGTACAACCTTACTGCCAAAGAGAATGATGAGGTTGATCGATAAAAAGGGAAGGAAAAAAACTACTTTCATTTCTTTGTGCATGTTATTCGAAGAATTTCATATGCGTTTTACTAGACCCGGAGACCTGTCAGTTTTAAACATTTTCCCGGATGACTATATTGATTTGAGGCCGGGCAAAAAAACGGATCGGTAAAAACGTGTTTCCGACACCGTTGGAAATCAAAACAGTGGTTCCGGCAGTTATTACAATTCCAGACCTGTATTTTTGCCCGTAACAGGAAGGCACATACGGAGCCCATAATCCGAAAAATGTAATTTGTCCTCCATGAGTATGTCCAGAGAGGAGCAGGTCGACTTTACCTGTTCTTAATTCTTCGGCAAAATCGGGCGTATGTGAAACTAAAATTACAAAATCATTCTCTTCAACATCTATTATCAGCGGACCGATATCAGGTTCACCGGAAAAGTGCCGGGAATCATGCCAGTCAACGCCTGCGATTTTGATTTTATCTTCGCCGATTTCCAGCCACTCCGCCCAGGACGATATTATCGGGGTCCAGCTCGTTTACTTTTCTTACCAGGGCTGCGACTCTTTCTCTTTCGAAAAACTACCCGTGATGAATATCGGAAATAAAAATTATTTTCTTGCCCACGAAATTCTGGGGCACATCGCTGTCGCTAATGATAGTTGTCTGCTCTTCTATCAGATACGGCTCAATAAAAGAATAGACAGAACAGGTTGTCAGAAAAGCGAATACAATTATAAAATATTTTATAATTGCCGGAAATTTTACATTTTTGTTTCCATAATTTTGACGGGACCAGTTTTCTTTTTGAAAGTAAGGATTGTGACAAAGCTCTATAAGACCCTGAAAGATTTCTGAAATTTTTAACTGATATTTGCCGAAATAAGAATTAGAGCTCAAACTTCGCTTTTCACCTGCGAACTAACCATTGCCGCAATGGAAGCAGGGTAGCAATAAAAGCAGAGTAGCAATGAAAGCAGAGTAGCAATGAAAGTAGGGTAGATGAGTTATTGTATCAGACCTACATTTATCATTCGTTTTTCTCACGTGCCCGCTGATTATCCGCCTAACAGGACACTGTTCCGACAAGGACCTCAGACAGGGGCCTAAGGAAAAACGGGAAGTGCTCCGCGTATTCCAGACGCAGTAAAAGCCAGGGATGCATACTGCAGACAATAATTTCTCTAACAGGCTGGCTCAAAACTACATTTGGTTCTAAAAATAGGTAAATAATTTGACTTGAGGAGTTTGTAAATATATATAAAATGGTCAAGCTTGGTGAAAGTAATAGGAACATACCTAAAGCAAGCCAGCTTCAAGAAGAAAATGAAGGGATCGTGCATGGAACTATGGAAGGTATATAGTCTTAAAGCTGGCAACTATTTAATGGCGTTAACTCATCAAAGAAAAAGACCAGTTTCAGCGTAAAAGAAGATCCTGAATATTTAATGAAGGTGAAGAGTATTCAGATGAGAAACTGGCCCATAAAATAGAAGAGATTATAGAATAAAAATTTTTCGGAGGAAGTGAAAACCATCTTTACAAAAATCTATTTAATTTCAGAGGGTAGAGAGGACTGGATTCGAGAGAATTTTCAACTTCAAACAGGAGAAACAAAGGTTTTGGATTTCAGTTATATTTTCCAGTTCTCTCTAAGTACATGATTGATTTTTTTATACACTTATATTTTTTTAAATAGAAAAGTTTTTCTAAAAACACAAGTATTTAAAAATAAGTTTTGATTACGGATCCAAATATTGTAATACTTTCGAACATATTCCAAGTGTACATCAGAAGCCAATTAGTTACTTTTTTATATACATTGTTAGGTATTGGGAATAGTACGCAACTTCTCCACAAATTATAAATATTTGGAGATTATAATAAGTTATAATAAGCTTTCATAGCTCTAAAAACGGAATGAACAGCAAGAGAGGGTTAGATTCAATCCTATGCCACCACACTAAAAAATCGAGAGGAAATCCCCTTCCTCTTAATCTACCCCTCTCACTAACTTATTTTGGCCAAAAATTAGATAGTATTGAGTTTTTTAGTTTCACTAAAATGAGCATGTATTTTATAGATCTCTCCCACCTGAACAGCATTCACTTCATTCATTTGACCTGATTTTGATTCAATGATGATCCATTGAGGAATACCTGACGAGCTAGAGGTGATCTGATAATCCTCAACGTCATTGCAGGAAATTTGTTTTCCATCTTAACCCTAAAAATGCGGTTAAACTCATCCTGCTTTTATTTGGTCTCCGTCGAAGAGGACTTTGGTATTTTTCCCCGCATGTTCTTCTTTTTTGATGATTGAAAAGTGCTCTTGCCTTCCAATTCTTTTGCCTTTGCAAAACATTCTTTTGCTTATTCATAGGGGCCAGCTTCAATACTTAAAAAAGTTGTGGGGTATGGGGGGGTTAAGAGTTCGTTTTGAAGCTAGCCAACTAAATGATAGTAGTTACTTAGTAATAAATTTATCTATAAAAATATGAATAAATAAGAACAAGTGAAAGAAATTTGATGATTTAGTAAGATCACATCGATGATCCCTATGAAAGAGAACCAAAATATCGTACGATGGATATGGTAGCGACGATAGGGAAAGCGGAAGATATCTGGAGAGACTGCTCAAAGAAAAAAGCAAATTATATAGGAGTAGCGGTGGGATTTATGAGCATCGGAGTTATAATTATGGCTGCGGTCGAGATCTCACCGCTTATTTAATTTTTGTCGTCACGGAATGATCGAGTCTTTCCACGTCGGCATGGCTGAGGGTAATGCACCTCGTCATTATCATCTTCCGGGAAGAAAATCAAAAGTAAAAATGTGTATACTTTTACTGTAAAATATAAAAAGTCATGGAAGATTGAGGAATATCATAGAGGGATAAAACAGTTTTGTGGCATAGAAAAATGTCAGGCAAGAAAGGAAGAGTCACAAAGAGCATATATAATGTTCTCATTAAGAGCTTTCCTTAGAACTGGAATTACAGAGAGTCAAAAGTGAGATATCCTGGTTTGAAAGTACCATGAAAATTAGGAGAGTGGCAGTAACAGAATATTTAAGTAACCCTCTGTGACACATTAAATAAATTTATGGGTTGACAATGATGGTAAAAACGGGAGCTTAAGAGCAAACTGCGTAACCCCTAAAGCTGTCTCAAAACTATATTTGGCTCTAAAAATAGGTTAATAATTAGACTACAAGGTTAATATATACCTTTAATTTCAGAATAATTTCCAATCTACATTTGAACCCAAAAATGCCATTATCCAATTGCATAGACGGGTCGAGTTTTGAGACCGCCCCGGATATAAAGTAACATGTAGAAGGAGTATTCAATTTTAATATATATTTTTTTCAATAAACATGATCACTATAGATAAATAGATAATTATCAAGAGTATATCGAATATCTATTTATATTTTCTCGATGTATCTTATTATACTATTTAAGGAGATTTGTTCTATGGTTACAAAACATATTACTAAAATAGGCGTGTTATCACTTGGGAAGGTTTCCGGAGCTATTTACGCAATAATGGGCTTTATATTCGGCGCTATACTGACTCTCACATCAATAGGAATGGGTTCCGTGATGGGAAATGAGGGAGCATTCGCAGGGTTGCTGTTCGGAGCTGGAGCTATTATAGCGTTACCTATCTTCTACGGAATTTTAGGTTTTATTGGCGGCATAATAACTGCATTTGTATATAATGTAGCAACCGGATTCATTGGTGGGCTGGAAATAGAACTGGAATAAAACGGCAAAGATTCAATCTATTTTTAGCGGATCTTACCCGTGAACAAATCACAAAAGCAAAACATCCTTTTGTCAGGCTGTCTCAAAACTCAAACCATTTCTACAATTGGATAATGAGCAACGTTGAATTTAAAAACAAGACCACCTAAATTAGAGAAATTTACACATGAATTAACCTTGTAGTAGAAAAATTTGACACAATTGTAGAATTAACTTTAGTTTTGAGACAGCCTGTTGTGTAATCTTTTTTCAATCTTTTTTATAGGACTTACGCACTTGAAATGTAAAATCAAACATATGCGGAGTCGTCAACACGTTTCTTGTATATACAGTTAAGTCTTTTCCGCTTGTGTTTTTCAGCTCAACTGCGTAAGTCCTATTTTAGTTAAACTAGCTAGATAATTTGAATTTCAAGGAGAAGAAGATTAAAAAGGAGTTATTAGAATTCCTGTTTTAGCGGCTTCTGCTCGCGAATTTTAATTTAAAAAGCCTTAGTTGGTTTAAATATTGTATTTCTACGACTCTACAAATTTTCATAGTACTTTCAAACCAGGATATCTCATCAAGCATGGGAAGGAGGATTAGTCGTGGGAGAGAAAAAGCGAGCAACTTCAGTACAACTGTAAACGTTAGATTACATATGTGTAATGCCAATCGAATACAAATTGACCATCAAAAGAAATGATTTGGAAAAATAGTAATGGGAGTAAAAAACTTAGAGCCTATCCGAAAAGTGTTGTGACCTACTGTAACTTACCATTAGCAATATACAAAACCGAAGAAGATGCCCTACTATTATAGACCTGCTGTAACTTTTCGATCGCATTACCGACTTTTCGGATAGGCACTTAATCGAATGTATTGATGCAATCAATGTGTCTAAGAAAAATCTTAATTCTTGTATCGAAATAATTTCTAAATCCATTCTCTAAAAGATACTCTTCTCCAATTATCAATATACACATTTTCCATAACATCTTCCATCGCTACCAACATATACTTCAGCATTTTTCATATGCTTGTATTCTGATAACTTTGACAATGCGTTTCTGATAACGTACTTTCTAATAGGATTGTATCTATCGGCATTATCAGGATTTACAATCCATCCTTTTTGAAATTGAGAATATAAAGTGTGACTATTGCTCTCAAGAATTTCTTTTGCAATATCATTATTATCTGCAAGCTCGGATAATGTGAGTAAATAGTAAAAAGATGGGATGTTGTTATTACTTCCGTTTACGCCTCTGTTAATACTATACTGACTAAGTTTCATAAGGATGTCATTGATTCTGTCAGCATCTTCGGGTGCATATGTATTCCAATAACGTAAGGCTACCAGCGATAATCCAAAACATTCGCCTTTACTGCAAAAATGCCCAAAACAAGTATTCTCTAACCGTTGTTCGGTTACTTTAAGAATTTCTTTTATGTCATCATTGTCAGAATGCCATAAAGCTAAAATTCTTAATAATTCAAGTTCATACGCATTATGTGATAATAAATATGTCTTTGGGAGTTCCCCTGTTATAAGTCTTAGTTTTTTACTACGTTCTAAACAACTCTCCTCATCAGCAGGCAACAAATAATAGGGATACATATATTGATGTCTTTTTAGCCAGAAATTTATTCTGTTATCTTGAGATTTGCATTTATACAATATTAGTCTGGTTATATTTTGTTTTTCGGATTCAGAAATCTCTTGACACATAATTATACGATGATTCAGCGATACAATATTTTCATATAACATGATTAGCTCCTCCCTCTAACTTGCTCATATTAAAAAAGTTACATTCAATAAAAAGAGATAATGAACCCAAAAAACAAGCCTGAAGGTAACTCATTGTCAACGGTTGCCTGGTTTTCGCTAACCCACGCTTAATATTAAGCGGCTTTAATGGTATTAAAAGTTTAGAGGAAAGTGAAAGTAATAGGGATAAATTACACTTACATCTCCTGTACTAAAGACTCAGGAGTTTTACGCTTCTTTATATAAAAGCTTCCTATTGCGACAGGAATTGTTTTAGTGAACCTTGCCCGAGAATAAACGGATGTTGGAAACCTGCAGATTCCAGAAGATTGAAAATGGCAAACAACTTCTGGAAACCTGCAGCTTTATGGAGGTTTCAAATGGCAAACTGCTGCCTGACGGTTGTGAGCATGTCCCGGGACCAATTCTTATTCCTGTGTCAATAAGAGTTTTCAGAACTACTTTCCCGATCGGAAACTCGATTAACTATTTCAAAATCGAGGTTCGAAGAAGTATCTTTGGTTTTTGGGACCGGCTCTTCAGATTTCGGGAGGAAAATGCCGTTTTGCAAGTAAATCAAGTAAATTTGATTTACATAATAATGTAAATGTGTTAAAATACATAAAGATTTCGTGTGCCACAGAGAATTGTTCTAAA containing:
- a CDS encoding IS110-like element ISMac14 family transposase, with amino-acid sequence MVEVINKACGLDIHKLFFIATILSRSGEKQQQHFYRTPDGILAFKNWVISENCDVVACESTSDFWVPIYDALIKHLPVIVGNARDMKAFTHKKTDKIDSEFIAQLALNNMVQPSRVFPKNHRTFRSCIRLRHNLVQKRTDIKNEAHAILAPEMFSLKNVLTDSFGKSGRAILSGICSGKSVDQIIANLSPNVRKKSNQIREILDREISQDTAFRLQICLDIIKHLDNEIKILEKEIFNYAYKNHKQEMEILMSVPGIGELGAATLIAEIGDFKDFSSGDKLASWLGLVPKVYQSADKYHNGRITKRGSKEARWILTQIAQAAARTKNSRLKEFFNRKKKSIGHSKAIIALARKIATIIWHLITKEEMYEDETGYKKGEIQKRKIGETEMFSVDERIKIMSEIYVIARNEEKEST
- a CDS encoding transposase codes for the protein MYTFTVKYKKSWKIEEYHRGIKQFCGIEKCQARKEESQRAYIMFSLRAFLRTGITESQK